The Corynebacterium pseudopelargi genome contains a region encoding:
- a CDS encoding adenosylmethionine--8-amino-7-oxononanoate transaminase, protein MHADAIAAFDRDHVWHPYGPMPAAVAPVVIDRAEGVYLYTADGQALIDGMSSWWAAAHGHSHPKLQQAATKQIAQMSHVMFGGLTHRPAVELAKKLVDLTDDGLEKVFFSDSGSVAVEVGLKMAYQYQRGIGHPERDRMLTWRRGYHGDTFATMSLCDPDGGMHSMWTSRVMSNVFAPHPPQRGATQAAIQAYLSEVEALIDDTIAGIAIEPIVQGAGGMRFHDAAVIRGLRELCDRYGLVLLADEIATGFGRTGAMFATQAAGVTPDILCVGKALTGGFMSLAATITTDRIATAISSPEGGGALLHGPTFMGNPLACAVASAAVDLASDPAVPDRVAAIERVLSEELLGLSDHPAVADVRVLGAIGVVEMHKPVDMHRATRAVMQHGVWLRPFGTLVYTMPPFICDEPEVRRICEAIKAVVDSEEQA, encoded by the coding sequence GTGCACGCAGACGCCATCGCAGCATTTGACCGTGACCATGTCTGGCACCCCTACGGGCCTATGCCTGCAGCGGTAGCCCCGGTGGTGATCGACCGCGCCGAAGGGGTGTACCTATACACCGCCGATGGCCAGGCCTTGATCGATGGGATGAGTTCTTGGTGGGCGGCAGCGCATGGGCACTCCCACCCGAAGCTGCAGCAGGCCGCTACCAAGCAGATCGCGCAGATGAGCCATGTGATGTTCGGCGGTCTTACCCACCGCCCGGCAGTAGAGCTTGCGAAAAAGCTGGTGGATCTCACCGATGATGGCCTTGAAAAGGTCTTTTTTAGCGACTCAGGTTCGGTGGCGGTAGAAGTTGGGTTGAAAATGGCCTATCAATATCAGCGCGGTATTGGCCACCCCGAGCGCGATCGAATGCTCACCTGGCGTCGGGGTTATCACGGAGACACCTTCGCCACCATGAGTTTGTGCGACCCGGATGGCGGAATGCATTCGATGTGGACTTCTCGCGTGATGAGCAACGTCTTTGCGCCCCACCCGCCACAACGCGGCGCCACGCAAGCAGCAATTCAGGCCTATCTGAGCGAAGTTGAAGCGCTTATCGACGACACCATCGCAGGCATCGCCATCGAACCAATCGTCCAGGGTGCCGGGGGAATGCGCTTCCACGACGCCGCAGTGATCCGCGGCCTGCGCGAGCTGTGTGATCGTTATGGTTTGGTCTTGCTTGCCGACGAAATCGCTACCGGCTTCGGGCGCACCGGAGCGATGTTTGCCACCCAAGCTGCCGGCGTGACCCCCGATATCCTCTGTGTGGGCAAGGCCTTAACCGGTGGCTTTATGTCTCTTGCGGCAACTATTACAACAGATCGCATCGCCACTGCGATCAGCAGCCCTGAAGGCGGAGGTGCGCTGCTGCATGGGCCTACGTTTATGGGTAATCCTTTAGCGTGCGCGGTGGCTAGCGCCGCGGTGGATCTCGCGAGCGATCCGGCGGTGCCTGATCGCGTTGCAGCAATCGAGCGGGTGTTAAGCGAGGAGCTACTGGGCTTAAGCGATCACCCGGCCGTAGCCGATGTGCGCGTGCTTGGTGCCATTGGCGTAGTAGAGATGCACAAGCCTGTTGATATGCACAGAGCAACCCGAGCGGTCATGCAACATGGAGTCTGGTTGCGTCCCTTTGGCACGCTCGTGTACACCATGCCGCCATTTATCTGCGACGAGCCCGAGGTTCGACGCATCTGTGAGGCCATCAAAGCCGTAGTCGATTCCGAGGAGCAGGCATGA
- a CDS encoding AAA family ATPase → MSIIVVSGLSTGVGKTTAAAAIVAVLKARGRDVVPVKVARLQGSLKDPAAGDIGTIERLTGIRGLDLSDDPHPLQKVRELVAEGKTVVVEGSGALSIPLLGNKTIADIAAELNAPLVVVSGMAQGAVSLAVQAVRFARMCGAEVVGVVGGKLPSDADLRTRLKLMEVSNSTGVDFFGSLPDGIGSSEPEAFWRYIKTVTLPPSW, encoded by the coding sequence GTGAGCATCATCGTGGTGTCGGGACTTTCCACCGGCGTGGGCAAAACAACGGCCGCTGCAGCAATTGTGGCGGTGCTCAAGGCTCGTGGCCGTGACGTGGTTCCAGTAAAAGTTGCGCGCCTACAAGGTAGCCTCAAAGATCCCGCTGCTGGGGATATCGGCACCATTGAAAGGCTCACCGGTATTCGTGGCCTTGATCTTTCCGATGATCCACACCCGCTGCAGAAGGTGCGTGAGCTTGTCGCAGAGGGCAAAACTGTGGTGGTGGAAGGCTCGGGCGCATTGAGTATCCCGCTGCTCGGTAATAAGACCATCGCTGATATCGCAGCAGAACTCAACGCACCTTTGGTGGTGGTATCTGGGATGGCGCAGGGGGCTGTGTCTTTGGCGGTACAGGCAGTGCGTTTTGCACGCATGTGCGGGGCAGAGGTCGTGGGTGTTGTGGGCGGCAAGCTGCCCAGCGACGCCGATTTGCGCACGCGCTTAAAGCTCATGGAAGTGTCGAATAGCACCGGCGTGGATTTCTTCGGCAGCCTCCCAGATGGCATCGGTTCTTCGGAGCCGGAGGCCTTTTGGAGGTACATCAAAACGGTGACATTGCCACCTTCCTGGTAA
- a CDS encoding segregation and condensation protein A: MEQPEITGFRIVLHNFEGPFDLLLQLIGAKKLDITDVALAKVTDEFVAYVRELGAMAELDEVTEFLVVAATLLDLKAARLLPRGEVDSLEDLELLESRDLLFARLLQYKAYREVAEMFSLWQQQARRQYPRAVGLEEAFLDALPPVVIGHSPESFAQLAASVFRPKPPEQVATDHVHQQQVSVPEQAGMLLSTLKLLGAGKWMSFDVLNRECTMSMQIVGRFLALLELYKAQAIDVEQEASLEELKVAWTGLEVDPAVVAAANWQ; the protein is encoded by the coding sequence ATGGAACAGCCCGAAATCACGGGCTTTCGCATTGTGCTGCATAACTTCGAAGGTCCCTTCGATCTGCTGCTGCAACTCATCGGGGCCAAAAAGCTAGATATCACCGACGTTGCTCTGGCTAAGGTCACCGATGAATTTGTGGCCTATGTTCGCGAACTCGGTGCGATGGCTGAGTTGGATGAGGTAACGGAGTTCCTCGTGGTAGCGGCGACGCTGCTGGATCTCAAAGCTGCGCGGTTATTGCCCCGCGGTGAAGTAGATAGCCTCGAAGATCTCGAGCTTTTAGAATCACGCGACCTCCTCTTTGCCCGGCTCTTGCAATACAAGGCCTACCGCGAAGTAGCAGAGATGTTTAGCCTCTGGCAGCAGCAAGCTCGAAGGCAGTACCCGCGTGCGGTTGGTCTAGAAGAAGCATTCCTGGACGCTTTGCCACCAGTAGTCATTGGCCATAGCCCGGAGTCTTTTGCGCAACTTGCCGCGAGCGTGTTTAGGCCCAAACCACCAGAACAGGTAGCTACCGACCACGTGCATCAGCAGCAGGTGAGTGTGCCTGAACAAGCAGGCATGCTGCTTTCTACCTTGAAGCTGCTCGGTGCAGGCAAGTGGATGAGCTTTGATGTGCTGAACCGCGAGTGCACCATGAGTATGCAAATTGTGGGTCGTTTCCTCGCGCTGCTCGAGCTGTATAAGGCGCAGGCCATTGATGTGGAGCAGGAAGCCTCTTTGGAAGAACTCAAAGTGGCCTGGACTGGTTTGGAAGTAGACCCAGCCGTGGTTGCCGCTGCCAATTGGCAGTGA